One Miscanthus floridulus cultivar M001 chromosome 11, ASM1932011v1, whole genome shotgun sequence DNA window includes the following coding sequences:
- the LOC136492157 gene encoding probable helicase MAGATAMA 3 — protein MYQLNNEGKTFKQYLKYDYNKLSRNLRRYITMLYNDHPRNLETGQNFQCMPEVLELIKILHALINAGNGGDIWSNELLESTIEEEVNSELWPSQLASIRINSCNKSKLYDVPMIPLELLIIDEAAQLKECETLVPLQLPGIRHAVFIGDEYQLPALVKSKISDSANFGQSIFERLSSLGYSNYHETVEKHSRSLKNLVEVDAIVLLVQRLFKETVYTGSKLSVGVVSPYNAQVIAIQEKVEKTYNSCDGFSVKVKSVDGFQGAEEDIIIISTVRSNKAGSVGFLALLMDSGEWNHFVQQQLYLAEDC, from the exons ATGTACCAGTTGAACAATGAGGGTAAAACATTCAAGCAGTATTTGAAATATGATTACAATAAACTTTCTCGGAATTTACGTAGATACATAACTATGCTGTACAATGATCATCCAAGAAACCTGGAAACAGGACAGAACTTTCAATGTATGCCAGAGGTTCTTGAATTGATCAAAATTCTTCATGCTCTGATAAATGCCGGTAATGGTGGTGATATATGGTCCAATGAACTGCTGGAAAGCACTATAGAAGAGGAGGTCAACTCTGAGCTCTGGCCTTCACAACTAGCCAGCATACGGATCAATTCATGCAATAAATCCAA GTTGTATGATGTACCTATGATTCCTTTGGAGTTGCTGATCATTGACGAGGCTGCACAGCTCAAAGAGTGTGAAACCTTAGTCCCTTTGCAGCTGCCTGGCATAAGGCATGCTGTTTTCATTGGTGATGAATATCAATTACCCGCCCTTGTGAAGAGCAAA ATATCTGATAGTGCGAATTTTGGACAAAGTATTTTTGAGAGGTTAAGTTCTCTAGGCTATAGTAACTA TCATGAAACAGTTGAAAAGCATAGCCGGAGCCTGAAAAACTTGGTAGAAGTTGATGCGATTGTGCTGTTGGTGCAGAGATTATTCAAAG AGACGGTTTATACAGGAAGCAAGCTCTCTGTTGGTGTTGTGTCCCCGTACAATGCTCAAGTTATAGCTATCCAGGAAAAAGTTGAGAAAACCTACAATAGTTGTGATGGTTTCTCAGTCAAAGTAAAATCAGTGGATGGTTTCCAAGGGGCGGAGGAAGATATCATTATCATATCAACAGTAAGGAGCAACAAAGCTGGTTCAGTTGGGTTTCTG GCATTGCTTATGGATAGTGGGGAATGGAACCACTTTGTCCAACAACAATTATATTTGGCAGAAGATTGTTAA
- the LOC136492158 gene encoding antimicrobial peptide 1-like has protein sequence MFAVVAIAIIVIAAATTGVAVSDGSGPRSYLTSWGGPGCTSGKKGHIASAGSCGCNLIRFHGGHEFNFRGETATLYTEPGCAGTPYQVFEDTQACGNFGWHSIHIDC, from the coding sequence ATGTTCGCTGTGGTGGCCATCGCCATCATAGTCATAGCCGCAGCGACGACGGGCGTGGCGGTCTCGGACGGGTCGGGCCCCAGGAGCTACCTGACTTCGTGGGGTGGGCCAGGGTGCACGTCGGGAAAGAAGGGGCACATCGCGAGCGCGGGGTCGTGCGGCTGCAACCTCATCCGGTTCCACGGCGGCCACGAGTTCAACTTCCGCGGCGAGACGGCCACGCTCTACACCGAGCCCGGCTGCGCCGGCACGCCGTACCAGGTTTTCGAGGACACCCAGGCCTGCGGCAACTTCGGTTGGCACAGTATCCACATCGACTGCTAA